The Campylobacter concisus DNA window TCGCCTTTTACCAAAGCCTTAAAATCCACACCAAACTCAAGCATATCATGCGCTAACCTCTCGTAAGGTAAAGTCTTAATGTAGTGAGAATTTAGCCAGTCAAGCTTTTGAGCGTTATAGGTGCTTGAGCTTTTGTTGATGTCGTTTGGATTAAAGTATTTAAGCATATCCTCAATAGTAAAAATCTCATCATCGCCGTGGCTCCAGCCAAGACGAACGAGAAAATTTAAGAGCGCTTCAGGCAAATAGCCCATCTTTTTATACTCCATAACGTCAGTTGCGCCATGTCTTTTGCTAAGTTTTTTGCCATCCTCGCCGTTTATCATAGCGACGTGATAAAATTTTGGTGTTTTAAAGCCAAGTGCCTCGTAAAGAACGATCTGTTTTGGGGTATTTGAGAGGTGATCATCGCCACGGATGACGTCCGTTACGCCCATTAGTGCGTCATCTATCACAACTGTGAAGTTATAGGTCGGTGTGCCGTCGCTTCTTGCGATGATGAAGTCGTCTAATATGTCTTCAACCTTAAATTTAACCTCGCCCTTTATGCCATCATGTATGACGATTTCGCCGCTTAATGGGGCTTTTATACGGATGACTGGCTCGATATCAGCTGGAGGCGTACCAGTAAAATCTCTATATCTATTATCATATTTTGGACGCTCTTTTCTTGCCTCTTGGCTAGCTCTAAGCTCTTCAAGCTCGTCCTTGCTCATATAGCATTTATATGCCTTGCCTTCTTCAAGTAGTTTTTTAACATACTCTTTGTAAAGATCAAATCTCTTTGACTGATATGTCACTTCACCGTCGTGGTCTAGCTTACACCAAGCAAATGCCTCTTTTATGGCTTGCGTGGCCTCTTCTGAGTTTCGTTTTAAGTCAGTATCT harbors:
- the gltX gene encoding glutamate--tRNA ligase, translating into MIVTRFAPSPTGYLHIGGLRTALYNYLYARANNGKFLLRIEDTDLKRNSEEATQAIKEAFAWCKLDHDGEVTYQSKRFDLYKEYVKKLLEEGKAYKCYMSKDELEELRASQEARKERPKYDNRYRDFTGTPPADIEPVIRIKAPLSGEIVIHDGIKGEVKFKVEDILDDFIIARSDGTPTYNFTVVIDDALMGVTDVIRGDDHLSNTPKQIVLYEALGFKTPKFYHVAMINGEDGKKLSKRHGATDVMEYKKMGYLPEALLNFLVRLGWSHGDDEIFTIEDMLKYFNPNDINKSSSTYNAQKLDWLNSHYIKTLPYERLAHDMLEFGVDFKALVKGELLLNSLRERSKTLIEMANSANAIISAPKSYDEKAWAKFINENSKEILAKFAQILDRDLDAKGYEELTNKFLEQNGLKLKDLAQALRIALTGSSVSPSIFEVLEVVGSSETKNRIQNLLKEEK